Part of the Rhodopirellula islandica genome is shown below.
ATGGATGGCCGCAGACTGTAGGTGGCCTCGATGGTTTCTTCCGTCGGCTCGTCATTCGCGTCCAAAATGGTTCCCTGGATTCGAAAGCGACCGTGACCGATCGCATTGTCCGCGGCGGTCAGTTTCAGTTTGACCGTCTTGGCGGTGTCGCCTTTGGGTTCGGAAACCACGGCGTCCGATTGGATCCCTTCGGGCAAATCCGTCGCGGCGATTTTGACTTTTGAGTTGAAACCCGACTTGCGATTGACGGACACGCTGAGTTGCAGCGGTTTCGCTTGAGTGACCACAAAGTGATCTTCAGCCATCGAAAGTTGGCACTCCGGTTTCAATTCGCGAATCGACAATTGATAGAAGTGTCGAGGGCCAAATTCACCCAGCATCTCGGAGATCGCGACGTCGATGGTTCCATCCTCGGCCGCGGTGAAGTCGACTCCTGCGTCGTAGCCACCGGACGACATGTCGTCGTTGCTGGCCAGTGTTTTGCCTGACTTTGAGTCCGTGATCGTGAGCTTGGAATCGAGCAGAAATCCGTCGGCCTTGGAACGGACTTCGGCGTGGTACTTGGTTCCTTTGTTGGCCTTGAATTGATAGTGATGCGTTTCATCTGCTTTCAGGAAGTGACCGAACAGCAAAGCGGGCAGCGTTCCATCGAACTCGCCACCGGGTAAGACTCGATGAACCGATTCATCAACGGGTGACACCCAAGACCACCCCAAGGCATCGGGGATCGTCGCGACGGGAGGCGAGAGGCTTTCGGTGATGTTTGAGACCGTCGCGATGGAATCGTCGAGGTTGTAGCCAAACGCAACGGCCTTCTCTTCGTTGGCAGCAACATGATCGACAAACGGGCCGGTGGTCACGTCCAACGTGTAAATGAATGAGGCTGATCCCGCGTAGCCGATCGTGCTGTTGGGCGTTTCGGGGAACGCGAAAGTTCGGATCAGGAGTTCTTGATCTGAGTCAGCGGTGAAAACGATTTGCGGGTCCAATCCACGGGCATCGTCGGAATGGAAGAGCACGTTGCCGCGAAGGTCCGTCAACTGAAGCACCGCGTCCATGGGTGACTTCAAGACTTGGTTCGCGGTCGCCGAAACGACCAATGTCTGGCCCGCTTTCAATGACACGCGGTAGGCATCACTGTCGCCGCCCTTGGACAAACGGCCGGCGACGACGATGGGAAGTTCAATTGGGTTGGCTTCCGATCGTTTGTCATTGGGTTCCGTCTCAGAGAACACGTCGACGGAGGAGAGGATCAGCGGAACCAACGCGGTCATGGACTGATCGTCGTGGAATCGGATCCATGCGACTCCCGGTGCTGCATCGCCAGCGACTTTGACGGTCAGCTTGCCGGAGTCCTTGCCAGCCGAGATGGAAAGCTGGTCGACATCGCAATCGATGTTGGGCGGCCAGTTAGGAAAAGTGCCTTCTGCGGTGACCGCTGTTTCAGCACCAACGGCAACCGCCGGCGGGAACACTCGATCCAGCTTGATTTGTGCGTGAGCCAAGTGCGGGGTGAAGCAGCATAAAACCCATGCCCACATCAGGCGACGATGAAGTGCGGCAACGATCACGGAGCAACACGCACTGCGTGAACGAAGGGTGGTTTCGTAGACGCACCTGTGGTTGGTTGAATTCAATGAGTGACGCACTAGCTCATCAACTCGGTGATTGGAGTCGCGTCGCTGACCAAGTGTGTGGGGCGTCCTTCGCCGGTGTACATCATTTGGCCCGGATCGATGCCGAGTTTCTCGTAGATGGTCGACACGAAATTTTCTGGCGAGAGGACTCGTTCGACCGCCGCGTAACCTTGTCGGTCGGTCGCCCCGATGACTTGTCCGCCCCGCGTCTGCCCGCCTGCGAACACGACGCTCATCGCATTGGACCAATGGTCGCGTCCGCCGCGTTCGTTGATCTTGGGTGTCCGTCCGAACTCACCCAGGACAACGACCAAGGTGCGTTCGAGCATGCCCTGTTGTTTGAGGTCGGAGATCAACGCCGCAACCGTTGCTTCGAAAGGCGGCAGTTTCTTATCGAGTGCATTGAAAATGTCGACGTGATGATCCCAGCCACCGCTGTAGAGCGTCACGAAAGGAACGCCGGCACCGACCAATCGCCGAGCGAGCAAGGCTTGCTGGCCAAACGGGTTTCGTCCATAGGCATCGCGGACTTCGTCGGATTCTTGGTGAATGTCGAACGCGGCTTGGGCTTCTTTGCTGCTGATGATTTGCAGGCTCTGCTGATAGAACTCATCGACTGCCAAGGTTGGATCGGCGACGCTGGCGTCATTGAAACGCATCATCGTGTCGATGCGTTGGCGGATCTGTTGTCGGGAACTGAAACGGCCGTCGGTGAGTCCTGTGGGGATCGTGACATCGCGCACGCGAAAGCTGGAACTGTTCGGATTGTCAGGAACGACGAACGGTGCGTACTTGCTGCCGAGGAAATTCGGTCCGCCCGAACGCGACATGCGGGGCAGAGAAAAGTAGGCGGGGATCCCGTGGGGGGCGCCGATCTCTTTGGAGACCACGCTGCCGAGGCTGGGGTGAAAACTGACGAACGCACCACAACCAACCGGAATGCGAGGCGGGGCCCCGGTCATCATGTAGTGATTGCCGGCACCGTGGTTGCCCTGGTCGTGCCGAATCGAACGGACGATTGCCAGGTCATCGCTGATCGCCGCCATCTTTTGCATCGGTTGGGCGAACTGGATGCCGGGCGTTTGAGTCGCGATGGGCTGGTAGGCACCACGGATCTCGACGGGCGCATCTGGTTTGGGGTCAAACGTTTCGTAGTGACTGGGCCCACCGTCCATCCAAACCAAGATGCAGGCATCCGCCTGAGCGTTGCGACGGCGGGAACCGGAGTTCTCCGACGCGCGAGCTTGCGCACTCAAGGCTCCTGATAGGCCTCCGCCAATCAGTCCGCCAAGACCCAATTTCAGACCGTCGCGGCGCGTCAGTCCTTCACAGTTTGTCCAAGTGTTCGACATGGTTCATCAGTTTTGAATAATAAACTCAGGCGAATTCATCATCGCCCACATCAAGTCCTCAATCACACGCCGACGACCTTCATCGGTGGTTTCCTTCTGTTCTTTGTCGCCGCTTTGATTCGCCGTGTCTTCCTTGCTGGCAGTTTTCTTGCTGGAGTCGCGAATCAGTGTCTCGGCATAGCTTCGTTCTTCGTCGTTTGGCATTCGCGAGAAGATGGCCAAGTACAAATCCGTCACGATGTCCGCGGGTGATGAGTCACTATTGGCCAGTCTCGCGGCACGACCGGAATCACTTCGGACACGTGCGTCGAGTTCCCTTGCGTTCATCAGGTGCAACGTTTGAGTGACGGATGAATCAGGGATGCGTTCGCAGGGTGGATCCTTGTTCTCATCCGGTCTGCCAAACGTATCCAGGAACGTCGAATCGATCCGGTGCGTCCAGACTTGGTTGGCTCGCGATTCGGGGGCCAACGCGGAAAACGATTCGGATGTTTCGGTCACGTCCGCGACCGCTTGGGCCAGCACTTCGGCTCGCAACCGATGGCGGTAGTGACGGGAGTAGTTCAGTCGGTCGGCCGCGTTGGTTTCGTTGGGAACGGAACTGAGCGAGTAAACGTTGGACAGGACGATGGTTTTGATCAGGTCCTTTTGATCAAAACCGGATTGTTGAAAGTGTTCGGCCAAGGCATCGAGCAGCGCTGGGTTGCTGGGCGGATTGGTGCTGCGAAGATCGTCGACCGGATCGACGATGCCTCGACCCATCAACTGTGCCCACACGCGATTGACTTGAACCTGAGCGAAGTAGTCGTTGTCCGGGGACGTCATCCATTCCGCGAGAGCCTCTCGTGGATCCGAGCCCTCGGCCACGTCGGCGGTGCCAAACAGAGGTGAGGGAGGCAGCACTTCGTCGGTCACGGGATGCTTGACGCTGCCCTTGGTGGAAACGTAAACGATCTCTTCACCACCCGAGATCGGTGGCGACAATCCTTTGCCTTTGCGGCCGACTCTGCCGAAGTAGGCGGCGAAGGAATAGAAGTCGTGTTGGCTCCATTTTTCGAATGGATGATGGTGGCACTTGGCACATTCCAAACGAACGCCGAGAAACAGTTGGCTGACCAGCGTGGCGACTTCATCGGGACTGCGTCGATCTCGGAACAGAGTCACGGCGCCGTTGTGCCACGTGCTGCCTTTGGCCGTGATCAGACGTCGTGCAAACTCGTCGTAGGGAACGTTTTCTCGGAACTGCTGACGGATCCAGTTGTCATAGTTCAGGACCGCTTTGATCCCGACACGATAGGGATTGGGACGCAGCAGGTCGGCCCATTGGTTGGCCCAGTGATCGATGTATTCCGGTTGATCGAGAAGTTGGTCGACAAGCTTCTTGCGTTTGTCGGGATCTTGAGACTCAATGAATTCGCGAGCCTCGTCCGCCGTCGGTGCTCGTCCGATCACGTCGGTGTACACACGTCGCAAGAACGTTGATTCGCTGGCCGGATCGGAAACCTGGATCTGAAGTTGATTCAGTTTGTCGTGGACCAAATCATCGATGAAGTTGGCACGCGGTTGTTGGTCGTAGAATCCTTCGGGCAACTCCGTCGTTCGTGGGATGCTGACGTTGGCCACACAAATGTGATTCATGTAGCGGGCCATCACGGCGGTCTCGCCAGGAATCGGTCCGGCAACGAGTTTTCCCGTGGCATCGACCGATGTGATTGCGGTGTCGTTGGAAAGGTAGCCGGTCATCGAGGTGACATCTCGCTGGCTGCCGTCGCTGTAGCGAGCCAAGACAGCAAGCTGAGCTGTTTCGGATGGCTTGAGTAGAAACTCGGTCTCAGCAATTTCGACGGAAGTCAACGTGGGTTCGTCTTCCAGTCGACGCGGTGCTCCTTGGCGAATCCAAGCGGTCAGTGTCTGGTAGGCCGGCGAGCCGACTTCGATTTTTCGCCCGCCACCATGAGGCAATTCTGCCGTCGCTTTTTGAACCAACAAACTGGATTCAGGAGCCCGGATGGTGAGCCGCCGTCCGCGAGCCTGTCGGGCAATCGCGTCATAATCGAAGTTGGAATCAAACCCCAGCAGCGAAAGTTGGAACCCATTCTGTCCGCGTTGTTTGCCGTGGCAGGCACCTGCGTTGCAGCCTTGAGCGGCTAGGATCGGTTGCACGTCCAGTTCAAAACTGACCGGCGTTTCCACGCTGGCGGGCAATTCTGAGCGGTTCGGCAGCGTCGTATTGGACGCAGTCGCTGGCTGGGTCGGATCCGCGAACACTTTGCCGGGGCCGACAGTGCTTTGATAGACAATCCCCAACAACGTCGCGGCGATG
Proteins encoded:
- a CDS encoding DUF1549 and DUF1553 domain-containing protein — protein: MSDRLSRRLSPIHVAIAATLLGIVYQSTVGPGKVFADPTQPATASNTTLPNRSELPASVETPVSFELDVQPILAAQGCNAGACHGKQRGQNGFQLSLLGFDSNFDYDAIARQARGRRLTIRAPESSLLVQKATAELPHGGGRKIEVGSPAYQTLTAWIRQGAPRRLEDEPTLTSVEIAETEFLLKPSETAQLAVLARYSDGSQRDVTSMTGYLSNDTAITSVDATGKLVAGPIPGETAVMARYMNHICVANVSIPRTTELPEGFYDQQPRANFIDDLVHDKLNQLQIQVSDPASESTFLRRVYTDVIGRAPTADEAREFIESQDPDKRKKLVDQLLDQPEYIDHWANQWADLLRPNPYRVGIKAVLNYDNWIRQQFRENVPYDEFARRLITAKGSTWHNGAVTLFRDRRSPDEVATLVSQLFLGVRLECAKCHHHPFEKWSQHDFYSFAAYFGRVGRKGKGLSPPISGGEEIVYVSTKGSVKHPVTDEVLPPSPLFGTADVAEGSDPREALAEWMTSPDNDYFAQVQVNRVWAQLMGRGIVDPVDDLRSTNPPSNPALLDALAEHFQQSGFDQKDLIKTIVLSNVYSLSSVPNETNAADRLNYSRHYRHRLRAEVLAQAVADVTETSESFSALAPESRANQVWTHRIDSTFLDTFGRPDENKDPPCERIPDSSVTQTLHLMNARELDARVRSDSGRAARLANSDSSPADIVTDLYLAIFSRMPNDEERSYAETLIRDSSKKTASKEDTANQSGDKEQKETTDEGRRRVIEDLMWAMMNSPEFIIQN
- a CDS encoding PPC domain-containing protein; translation: MAHAQIKLDRVFPPAVAVGAETAVTAEGTFPNWPPNIDCDVDQLSISAGKDSGKLTVKVAGDAAPGVAWIRFHDDQSMTALVPLILSSVDVFSETEPNDKRSEANPIELPIVVAGRLSKGGDSDAYRVSLKAGQTLVVSATANQVLKSPMDAVLQLTDLRGNVLFHSDDARGLDPQIVFTADSDQELLIRTFAFPETPNSTIGYAGSASFIYTLDVTTGPFVDHVAANEEKAVAFGYNLDDSIATVSNITESLSPPVATIPDALGWSWVSPVDESVHRVLPGGEFDGTLPALLFGHFLKADETHHYQFKANKGTKYHAEVRSKADGFLLDSKLTITDSKSGKTLASNDDMSSGGYDAGVDFTAAEDGTIDVAISEMLGEFGPRHFYQLSIRELKPECQLSMAEDHFVVTQAKPLQLSVSVNRKSGFNSKVKIAATDLPEGIQSDAVVSEPKGDTAKTVKLKLTAADNAIGHGRFRIQGTILDANDEPTEETIEATYSLRPSIPLTEFWLTVPPAPAKEASP
- a CDS encoding DUF1501 domain-containing protein, yielding MSNTWTNCEGLTRRDGLKLGLGGLIGGGLSGALSAQARASENSGSRRRNAQADACILVWMDGGPSHYETFDPKPDAPVEIRGAYQPIATQTPGIQFAQPMQKMAAISDDLAIVRSIRHDQGNHGAGNHYMMTGAPPRIPVGCGAFVSFHPSLGSVVSKEIGAPHGIPAYFSLPRMSRSGGPNFLGSKYAPFVVPDNPNSSSFRVRDVTIPTGLTDGRFSSRQQIRQRIDTMMRFNDASVADPTLAVDEFYQQSLQIISSKEAQAAFDIHQESDEVRDAYGRNPFGQQALLARRLVGAGVPFVTLYSGGWDHHVDIFNALDKKLPPFEATVAALISDLKQQGMLERTLVVVLGEFGRTPKINERGGRDHWSNAMSVVFAGGQTRGGQVIGATDRQGYAAVERVLSPENFVSTIYEKLGIDPGQMMYTGEGRPTHLVSDATPITELMS